The genome window GGCGTCGATTTTCGCGCGGCTGAACTCGTTGATTTCGATGCCTTGCACGACTTCGATCTTGGTGCCGTCGGAACGGACTGGAAGTGACGTGATGAGGCCTGGAGTCGTGCCATAGCTGCCGTCGGAGCAGATGCACATGCTGATGCTGTCGCCTGCTGGTGTCGGTGTGACGATCTTGCGAACTGCATCAACGATGCCGTTGGCAGCAGATGCAGCAGAAGAGAGGCCGCGTGCCTTGATGATCGCTGCGCCACGTGTTTGCACGTCAGGGATGAAGGTGTCCTTGAGCCATGCTTCGTCGCCGATGACTTCAGCTGCAGACTTGCCGCCGATTTGTGCGGAGTAGAAGTCTGGATACTGAGTCGCGGAGTGGTTGCCCCAGATGGTCATGTTGGTGACCTCGGTCACGTCGACACCTGCCTTTTGGGCGAGTTGTGTCTTGGCGCGATTTTCGTCGAGCATGGTCATTGCGAACCAGCGATCGTTTGGCACGTTCTCTGCGTTGTTCATTGCGATGAGGCAATTAGTGTTGCAAGGGTTGCCGACGACGAGAACGCGGACGTCTGCTGCTGCGTTTGCGGAGATCGCTTTGCCTTGGCCAGTGAAGACTTTGCCATTGATGCTGAGTAGGTCGCCACGCTCCATGCCTGCCTTACGAGGGACGGAACCAACAAGGCATGCCCAGTTGACATCCTTGAAACCTTCGTCGAGGTCAGTTGTCGCTACGACGTCTTTGAGGAGTGGGAACGCGCAGTCGTCGAGCTCCATGACGACACCTTTAAGTGCGTCCAGTGCGGGTGGGATTTCGATCAGATTCAGTGCAACTGGTTGATCGGGGCCGAACATAGCGCCAGAAGCGATACGGAAAAGAAGGGCATAGCCAATGTTTCCGGCTGCTCCGGTGACTGCGACGCGAATAGGTTGTTTACTCATGATTTTCGTTTTTCTATTGGGTTATGGTGTAATTAAGCAGTGAAGGTGGGTGCTAATGCTTGGTAAGCATCTTTGATCATCTTCTCGGTCGTGTCCCAATCGATGCATCCGTCTGTGATGGATACGCCGTATTTGAGGTCTTCGACTGGCTGCGGGAAGGATTGAGCGCCGTGGTTGATGTTACTTTCAACCATGCCGCCAATGATGCTTGGATCGGTGAGGCTCTGTCTGACGAGTTCTTCGAACACGGCTGGCTGACGAGCTGGGTCTTTTGCGCTGTTGGCGTGGCTGCAGTCAGTCATGATCGCGGGCGTGAGGCCTGCGGCTTCGAGTTGTTCGCGTGTCTTTTTGACATCTTCGACACTGTAGTTCGGGCCTTTAGAGCCGCCGCGGAGGACGATGTGGCAGTTTGGATTGCCGTTGGTTGTCAGCGCGTTGGCCTTACCTTCGTTATCGATGCCGAGGAAAGTTTGTTCTTGGCTGGCTGCCTTGATTGCGTTGAGCGCTACGGTGAGGCCGCCGTCGGTGCCGTTTTTGAAGCCGAGGGGCATGGAGAGGCCGGATGCCATCTGGCGGTGTGTCTGGCTCTCGGTGGTGCGCGCGCCGATTGCGGACCAGCAGATGAGGTCGGCAATGTATTGCGGTGTGATCGGATCGAGTAGCTCTGTGGCGGTTGGCACGCCGAGGTCGATCACTTCTTTAAGGAAGCGGCGGGCGATACGTAGGCCTTCGGGAATGTCGCTCGTGCCGTCGAGGTTCGGATCCATGATCAGTCCCTTCCAGCCGACGGTGGTGCGTGGCTTCTCGAAATAGACGCGCATGACGAGCAGCATACGGTCTTTGACCTCTTCTGCGAGTGCGGCGAGCTTGTGCGCATATTCGCGGCCAGCCTTCAGGTCGTGGATCGAGCAGGGGCCTACGACAACGAGGAGTCGGCGGTCGTCTCCGAAGATAATTTTGTTAATGGCTTCGCGACTCTCAGCGACGAATTTGCCTGCGGCTTCCGTTTTTTCGATCTCTTCGCAAAGTGCGAGTGGAGATGGTAGCAGAGTTTTGGAAGAGATATTGATATCGGTGACTTTTTTCACAGGCGGCGATGTGTAACGAACCTTGTGTGTGGGAACAAGCCATAATTCCAATCCGTGCGTGAAACTCGAATTCTCACATTGATAATTTGTAAAAGTCGGGCAAGTTGCGGCCTATGGAGTCTGTTTTTGGATATGAGTATGAGCTAGCGGCACACCTGCTGGTGACGGATGAGGATGCGGCGGATTTTTTGCAGAGCCAGTTCTCGAACGAGCTGCGTCCGTTTGAGGCGGGGCAGTGCACCTATGGGCTGTGGCTGGACGTCAAAGGTAAGGTGATTGCCGATAGTGTGGTGCTTTGCGAGGGCGAGGAGCGTTTTCGTGTTCTCAGTGAATGCTCCGCTGCTGAGGTGATTGAGCAGAAACTGGAGCAGCATATCATTGCGGATGATGTGGAGATCGATGTTTTGCCAACGGGTGCGTCGATCGCACTGGTGGGGGAAGGAGCTGAGGATACATTGAGTGCGATGGGCTATTCGCTGCCAGCGACTGATGCGTTTGTGGACGTGGACGGACTACGGATTTTTCGTGGGCGTCGTTCGTTGCAGCCATGCTTTGAGCTGTGGTCGGAGTCATCGGCGGTGATTGCAGGGCTTAAGAAGCGCATTGAGGACAGCGGGGTTATCTTTGTTTGTGAGGCACAGGTGCAACTGGCGCGGATCGCGGCGGGGGTGCCGAGTGTGCCTGATGAGATCGGTCCGGGGGATTTGCCTGGTGAGGGGGCATTGGTTGGCAGGGGTGTGTCGCTGACGAAGGGCTGCTATCTCGGGCAGGAGGTGGTTGCACGGATGCACAATGTGGGACGACCGCAGCGTGCTTTGTTCCGGGTTTCTGGTGCTGAGAAGGCTCCGCAGTGCCCGATTGCATTATATAGTGCAGAGTCGAAGAAAGTTGGGGAGTTGCGCAGTGCATTTTCGACTGAAACTGGGTGGCAAGGTGTGGCATTGTTAAAGACGCGTTATGCTGTGGTTGGAGAGTCGCTGAACCATGACGGCGGATCTGTCGAAATTGAGGCGCTGTTTTCGGCGAAATCGGAGGGCTCTGAATAATGGAAACCGAGCAGGATCAGCTGAATCTTATCAAATCGTTATTTTTGAAAATGGGAGCTTCTGAGGAGCAGGCTAAAATGATGGCTTCGCAGCTTTTCAAACGAGCGGGTCAAATTGCATCAGATCGAGGGGTTTCAATTGTTGAGGCGGTCGAAATCCTTTTAAAACAGGTGGTTGAGGCGCAACAAGGGCGTTGATATAGCTCTGGGAGCGGTGTGGCGGACGGGTATGCCCCGTAAACGTAGGGAAATAGCACCTTCAGGGCGATTTGATGTTGACGATTCCGAGTTCGAGGCGTCTCTTCTCTTACGGTCATAAGGCCAAATAACCTCAATAACAAATATACACGTTTATGAACAAAGCAGAACTTGTTGCAGAAGTGCAAAAATCACTAGGGGCAGACACATCCAAAGCAGCGGCAGAGCGCGCTATCGAAGCCGTTCTTGAAGGTATCAAGAAGGGCATCAAGAAGGACAAGAATGTTCAACTTATTGGTTTCGGCACATACTCCGTAACACAACGCGCAGCTCGTGACGGCATCAACCCACAAACTGGTGAGAAGATCCGCATCAAAGCTTCTAAAGCAGTTAAGTTCAAAGCAGGAGCTGGCCTCAAGGCTGTTCTCTAGTCTTTACCCCAAGACCACGCTTTTCAGAAACCCGCAGCTTAGGCTGCGGGTTTTTTCGTTGATAAGGAGTGGAATGCTGTGTGGTTGGCGTGCTGTGGGCGAATCTCACTGTGTGGGAATGAGCTGTGTGTTGAAAACCAGATCGAATGATCCGCACTTTCATAGGGCAATGCTAAGTGCGTGATTAACCGTGGGGGAGGGGGCAACTTTGCCGACTCACCCTTCGTGAGCAGCTCTAGCCTTACGCCTACCAGACGTAAGAAGCCGCGAGCGCAAAGCTGGTGCTGTCGAAGCCTTTGTCGGTTTGTGTTTCTGTGCCGACGTAGGCGGCCTTGACTCCAAAGCGAGGGGTGAATGAATAGCCAGCGCTGAATGCCCACGCTAGGTTGCGCTTGCGGTCGTGCTTGCGGATGCCGTTGACTTTCGACTCGCCGCCTTCGCCGTAACCGATGCTGGCGCTTGCCCAGATGCCGGGCTTATAAGTATAGATGAGGTGCCCTTGGGCGGCATAGAACGGGTCTTGCTCGAGTTCATTGTCGTTCCAGAAATCGTCGTTCTTGGTGTAGCACCATGCTGCGACGGTGCCTTCGTAAGTCCATTTGCCGCGATTGTGGACGACCCCGAGTTGTGGACGGATGACGGTGCGGTTGCCGCTGATATTGAGTAGCTTGTCGTTGTAGTATTGGCCGGTGGGTAGGGTGACGACGACACCTGCTCCCACGATCGTTTCAGATTGATAGACGGATTTTCGGTAGTCTTTGAACGCTTTGCCTTTGAGGGCGGGGGCGCCGTAGAGATTAATGGCGAAGCGCATGGAAGAGTCGGTAATGCCATTGCGCTTGGCTTTCGCCTCTACGCCGTCGACTTTACCTTCCCATTCGGCGTCTTGATAACCTTGGGCTAGTTCGATGCGGGCAGACTTCTCTAATAGTGAGAAGGTGCGCACGTAACGAACGGCCGTGGTGTGGATCGTCATTTCGACGTCCTCTAGGTTGAGGGCTGGGTCGAAGTAGATGTCGCCCTCTGTATAGACCTGGCCGACTCCGATCACGTTAATGTCGGACGGCAAGTGACTCCAACGCCGTGGCGTGAGCTCCTGTGCGCAGAGCGATGTTGCCAAACCTCCAGCTAAGCTGAAAGCGAGCAGGAGGCGTTTGGCAATATGCTTGAGCATCGGAGTTGTTACTTACTTACCGAGCTTTTCGGCCGTTTCTTGTTCGAGGCGTTCGATGTATTCGGAGACGTTACAGGTGAGCATACGTGTGCTGCCAGGAGAGACTTCGAGCACCTTGTTGACCACGCCATCGAGGAAGGCACGGTCGTGACTGACGAGAATGACGGTGCCTTCGAAGAGATTGATCGCTTCCTGTAGCACTTCCTTGGATTTGATATCAAGGTGATTGGTCGGTTCGTCGAGAATCATGCAGTTGCTCGGATGCATGAGCATCTTGGCAAGTGCGACGCGGTTTTTCTCACCCCCAGAGAGGACGGATGTCTTCTTAAGTGCTTCGTCGCCGGAGAAGAGCAGTGCGCCCAGTGCCCCGCGCGGGTTGGCGTCGTCGTTGCCGATTGCGGCCTCTTCGACTTCCTGTAGCACGGTGTTCTCGGGGTCGAGCTCTTCGGCTTGCGACTGGGCGAAGTAGCCGAGCACGGTGTTGAGACCCTTTTCGACAGTGCCGCTTTGATAGGGTTCGGTGCCGGCCATGATGCGGGCGAGGGTAGATTTACCGGCGCCGTTGACACCGACGACTGCGATGCGGTCACCTTTGTCGATACGAAGGTTGAGGCCGTTAAAGATGACGTTGTCGTCGTAGGCTTTGTGCAGGTCGGTGATGGTGATGACCTTGGCGCTGGCTGGTGGTGCCTTCGGGAAGCGGAAGAACATCTTCTTCTCATCGCGTGGGATAGTGATGAGCTCCATCTTGTTGAGCGCTTTAATACGGCTCTGCACCATGCTTGCCTTTTTGACGTTGGAGCGGAAGCGGGTGATCCAGTCTTTGACTTCCTTGATCTCCTTTTGCTGGTTGGCGTAGGCCTTGCGCAGCACTTCGAGGCGCTTTTCGGTCTCTTTAACGTAGAAGGTGTAGTTGCCCTTGAAGCTGTTGAGGTCGCCCATCTTGAGTTCAAGTGTGCGGTCAGTGACTTCGTCGAGGAAGGCGCGGTCGTGAGAAATTACGATGAGTGAGCCTTGGTAGTGTTTGAGGTATTGCTCGACCCAGTTCTGCGAAACGATGTCCAAGTGATTGGTCGGTTCGTCGAGAATGATGAGGGACGGGTTTTGGAGAAGCAGCTTGGCGAGCGCGATACGCATCTGCCAACCTCCGGAGAACTCGCCAGTGTCACGGTCGAAGTCGGTCGCCTTAAAGCCCATGCCCATGAGGATCTTCTCGACGCGGGACTTCATCTTGTGCGGCTCGTGGTCTTCGAGTTGTTGCTCCCATTCACCGATTTGGTCGATCAAGTCGTAGTAAGCATCTTCACTGGTGTCCATCTCGACCATTTCTTCTTCGGCCTGCTCAACTTTCTTTTGAAGTTCGAGCACGTCGCCGAATGCACTCTCGGCTTCTTTGAAGAGGGTCTTGCCAGATACGGAGATGCCGTCCTGTGGCAGATAGCCGACGCTGACGTAGTCTGGCTTGTCGATGGAGCCTTCTTCTGGCTCGAGCTCATTCATTAGCATGCGCAGTAGAGTCGTCTTGCCGGAGCCGTTGGAACCGATGAGTGCGATGCGATCACGTGCACCGATGACGGTGTTAATCTTGTTAAAGAGAACCTTCTTGCCGAAGTTGTGATAGACTTGATTGATCGTAATCATGAGAAAAGTGATGAGTGGTGGTGAGCGTGAGAGTGATTAAAGCGTGAGGAGGCTGGCGGTCAGCACTTGCACCTTCACTCTCACTTTAGGCCCGAAGGGGCAAAGGCGCGGTATGTAAGCAGCTGATTTCCGAATGGCAAAGAAAAAGGTGTGCGTGACTCAGGACACAAAAAAGCCCGAGGAGTTCTCGGGCTGTATCATACTCACGCGCATCATGATTTCTGAAAAGTGCTGTGGCTCATGTGGACCTGCTGAATGTGTGAGTTGTTGGGGGAGGGATGGCCTCCGCGCCGTCCGCCGAGCCCCAGCACCGAACCTCAGCACCGAGCCTCAGCACCGACCCTCAGCACTAGCACACCGCAAGACGAAGCGGAGACATCTGAGCTAGTCCACGCCCCTCCCGAATGTGTTGAGCGAAAAATCACAATTCTTGATGTGCGGTTCTTACCGGTTGCGATACCGGATCGGCGACAGGCCTTCTTGCTTTTTGAAGGTATTACTAAAATGGGGAGCGTGGCAGAATCCGGTTAACGCGGCGATGGTTTCGATGGGCTCGTCGGTATAGCTGAGCAGGCGCTTTGCTTCGTCGATACGAATGCTGATCAAATGCTCACGAATACTCGTGTGCATACTCGTGCGAAAGCGGGTCTCTAAGCTGCGCCGGCTGATGCCAAACATTTCGGCGAGTTCGACGGTGCCGATCGAGCGCTTGAAGTTGGACTTTAGATATTCCAGTAGTTTGCGGATCAATGGGTCAGTCACCGCTAGGGCATCGGTGCTTTGGCGAATTGTGATGCCGCGCGGCTGGATCAATTTGAGACGTTGCTCCAGCCGTTGACCGTTCATCAATTGGTCGAGCATCGCGGCACCTTCGTAGCCGATCGTCTTTAAGTCGTGACGCACGCTCGAGAGTGGCACCGCTTGGTTTTCGCAGATCAGCCGATTGTCATCCGCTCCGAGGATTGCGATGTCGTCGGGCACGCGCAGTCCCGCGGCCATGCAGAGGTTTGAGAGCCAGACCGAGTCGTAGTCGCTCTTCGTGTAAATGGCGCAGGGCTTTGGTAATTCGTGCAGCCGCTGCGTGATATAAGTGGCGTCTTGGGGGCGCGTGGTGTCGAGTCGAATGCATGTGATACCAGCGTCCAAGAGGCGCTCGCTATAGGCGATATAGCGTGCGCGGCTCACAGGATTGCTCGCCAGCGCAAACCATGCGCAATGCCGATGCCCCATGTTCAAAAAGTGTTCGGCGCCTACTCGGCCAAGCGCTGGATTGTCGGCCGCCACCCGAGGTAGGTCGATATCCTCACGCCAAATCGACAGATCCACTGTGGGCACGTTGGCCTGCAATACAAATTCCTCCAACGCGCGGCTATTATTGAGCGATGTGATAATGCCGTCGCCCTGCCAATGCTCGGGTAGTTGAAAGTCCTTTAATATACTGACGTTCAAATGCCAGCCATGCTGCCCTGCATATTGAGCGATCCCTTCGTGCGCCGACTGGTCGTAGCTGCCTAATACCATGAATACATGTTTCACCTGCATATCCTGCGCATTTATGCAAAATATATCTATATTATGCAATTATAATGTCGGCGACAATCCACTAGCATTCTTCGTTTGTTGAGCTGCAGACTCATCTGCTCACGTCACTTTCCTAAATTAACAAACATTAACCCCACATTTAAACATCTCATGGCTATTGATATCAAATCCCCCGAATCTTGTGAATACGCATGCATCTCTCTTGGCGAGGTGATGCTCCGCCTCGACCCAGGCGAAGGCCGCTCGCACACCGCTCGTCAATTTACTGCCTGGGAGGGTGGGGGCGAATATAACGTCGCTCGTGGGCTACGTCGCTGCTTCGGCCTGAAAACAGGCGTTGTCACCGCATTTGCGGACAATCCAGTCGGGCGCTTGGTTGAAGATTTCATCCTTCAAGGCGGCGTGGATACACAATTCATCAAATGGGTGGACTACGACGGTATCGGCCGCAACGTCCGCAACGGGCTGAACTTTACTGAGCGTGGCTTTGGTATCCGAGGTGCAGTGGGTTGCCCAGACCGTGGTAACACCGCCGCGAGTCAGCTCAAAGTCGGCGATATCGATTGGGAAGCTATCTTTGGTAAACGCGGCGTGCGTTGGTTCCACACCGGTGGTATCTTTGCCGCACTCAGCGAGACCACTCCAGAGTTTGTGCTCGATGCCGTGAAATGCGCCAAGAAGCACGGCACCATCGTCAGCTACGATTTGAACTATCGCCCGTCCTTGTGGAAGGACTTCGGCGGCCTTGCCAA of Lentimonas sp. CC4 contains these proteins:
- a CDS encoding malate dehydrogenase gives rise to the protein MSKQPIRVAVTGAAGNIGYALLFRIASGAMFGPDQPVALNLIEIPPALDALKGVVMELDDCAFPLLKDVVATTDLDEGFKDVNWACLVGSVPRKAGMERGDLLSINGKVFTGQGKAISANAAADVRVLVVGNPCNTNCLIAMNNAENVPNDRWFAMTMLDENRAKTQLAQKAGVDVTEVTNMTIWGNHSATQYPDFYSAQIGGKSAAEVIGDEAWLKDTFIPDVQTRGAAIIKARGLSSAASAANGIVDAVRKIVTPTPAGDSISMCICSDGSYGTTPGLITSLPVRSDGTKIEVVQGIEINEFSRAKIDASVKELEEEREAVKDLI
- a CDS encoding 3-deoxy-7-phosphoheptulonate synthase; the protein is MKKVTDINISSKTLLPSPLALCEEIEKTEAAGKFVAESREAINKIIFGDDRRLLVVVGPCSIHDLKAGREYAHKLAALAEEVKDRMLLVMRVYFEKPRTTVGWKGLIMDPNLDGTSDIPEGLRIARRFLKEVIDLGVPTATELLDPITPQYIADLICWSAIGARTTESQTHRQMASGLSMPLGFKNGTDGGLTVALNAIKAASQEQTFLGIDNEGKANALTTNGNPNCHIVLRGGSKGPNYSVEDVKKTREQLEAAGLTPAIMTDCSHANSAKDPARQPAVFEELVRQSLTDPSIIGGMVESNINHGAQSFPQPVEDLKYGVSITDGCIDWDTTEKMIKDAYQALAPTFTA
- a CDS encoding HU family DNA-binding protein; this encodes MNKAELVAEVQKSLGADTSKAAAERAIEAVLEGIKKGIKKDKNVQLIGFGTYSVTQRAARDGINPQTGEKIRIKASKAVKFKAGAGLKAVL
- a CDS encoding transporter, translating into MLKHIAKRLLLAFSLAGGLATSLCAQELTPRRWSHLPSDINVIGVGQVYTEGDIYFDPALNLEDVEMTIHTTAVRYVRTFSLLEKSARIELAQGYQDAEWEGKVDGVEAKAKRNGITDSSMRFAINLYGAPALKGKAFKDYRKSVYQSETIVGAGVVVTLPTGQYYNDKLLNISGNRTVIRPQLGVVHNRGKWTYEGTVAAWCYTKNDDFWNDNELEQDPFYAAQGHLIYTYKPGIWASASIGYGEGGESKVNGIRKHDRKRNLAWAFSAGYSFTPRFGVKAAYVGTETQTDKGFDSTSFALAASYVW
- a CDS encoding ABC-F family ATP-binding cassette domain-containing protein gives rise to the protein MITINQVYHNFGKKVLFNKINTVIGARDRIALIGSNGSGKTTLLRMLMNELEPEEGSIDKPDYVSVGYLPQDGISVSGKTLFKEAESAFGDVLELQKKVEQAEEEMVEMDTSEDAYYDLIDQIGEWEQQLEDHEPHKMKSRVEKILMGMGFKATDFDRDTGEFSGGWQMRIALAKLLLQNPSLIILDEPTNHLDIVSQNWVEQYLKHYQGSLIVISHDRAFLDEVTDRTLELKMGDLNSFKGNYTFYVKETEKRLEVLRKAYANQQKEIKEVKDWITRFRSNVKKASMVQSRIKALNKMELITIPRDEKKMFFRFPKAPPASAKVITITDLHKAYDDNVIFNGLNLRIDKGDRIAVVGVNGAGKSTLARIMAGTEPYQSGTVEKGLNTVLGYFAQSQAEELDPENTVLQEVEEAAIGNDDANPRGALGALLFSGDEALKKTSVLSGGEKNRVALAKMLMHPSNCMILDEPTNHLDIKSKEVLQEAINLFEGTVILVSHDRAFLDGVVNKVLEVSPGSTRMLTCNVSEYIERLEQETAEKLGK
- a CDS encoding DNA-binding transcriptional regulator, with the translated sequence MQVKHVFMVLGSYDQSAHEGIAQYAGQHGWHLNVSILKDFQLPEHWQGDGIITSLNNSRALEEFVLQANVPTVDLSIWREDIDLPRVAADNPALGRVGAEHFLNMGHRHCAWFALASNPVSRARYIAYSERLLDAGITCIRLDTTRPQDATYITQRLHELPKPCAIYTKSDYDSVWLSNLCMAAGLRVPDDIAILGADDNRLICENQAVPLSSVRHDLKTIGYEGAAMLDQLMNGQRLEQRLKLIQPRGITIRQSTDALAVTDPLIRKLLEYLKSNFKRSIGTVELAEMFGISRRSLETRFRTSMHTSIREHLISIRIDEAKRLLSYTDEPIETIAALTGFCHAPHFSNTFKKQEGLSPIRYRNR
- a CDS encoding sugar kinase, with the protein product MAIDIKSPESCEYACISLGEVMLRLDPGEGRSHTARQFTAWEGGGEYNVARGLRRCFGLKTGVVTAFADNPVGRLVEDFILQGGVDTQFIKWVDYDGIGRNVRNGLNFTERGFGIRGAVGCPDRGNTAASQLKVGDIDWEAIFGKRGVRWFHTGGIFAALSETTPEFVLDAVKCAKKHGTIVSYDLNYRPSLWKDFGGLAKCQAVNREIAKYVDVMIGNEEDFTACLGFEVEGVDENISHIPVEAFKNMITKATKEFPNFKATATTLRAVKSATVNDWAAMAWHDGEFYESIKFPDLEILDRVGGGDSFASGLIYGFLTENDPQEAVDYGCVHGALAMTTPGDTTMASLKEVQKVKAGGGARVDR